The following is a genomic window from Ktedonobacterales bacterium.
CTTATCAGCCAGATCAAGACTGTTAGATTATCAACTTTTTGGGTGATTGACGTTTCTCAGAATACTTTTCGTTTTTCTCTCAGAGAACTTTTCTAGGGAGGTTCTTCAAGCAGCCTAAGAAGCGGCTTCATTTATGAATGGGGGTTGCCCATGGTAGGAACAGAAAGATGGAATAGGAACATAGCCCAAATGGGCCAGATTCGTATAGTACCATGCTCAGCCTAGCTCTTCCGAGAAAACAGCAAGGAGGCGATGCTCAATTTCAAACGGATATCTGAATTCAGCCACTATGCAGGAGTGGGTATCCTTTGCTTTGTGCTCCTTCCCTGGTCTATATGCTTCATCCTGTTCGCGGGAAAGGTGAGAACCGCTCTATGAGGTAAGCGGCACGTAGAAGGCGAACACGAGGTAAGATCAGGATACGGGCAATTGCCCGTATCTAGCTGTTCCAACTCGCCTTCATCGCTCTCTTTTTGGTCCCCAGAATGGATAGGGGATACCAGCCAGACGATTGATGACCAATGCCTGAACAATGAGCAAGACCACCGCTCCCATCAGGATCACCAACTGCACAGGCTTGGTGATGATGCCCAGCGAGACGATGAGCGTCGTGGCCCCAGCGGGAGGATGCGGTGCACGTAGCAACACCATGAGCCCAGCAGTCAGACCGAGGGAAAGCCCAGCGGCAACAACACGCGGCCCGCTGACACCCACAGCCAGCGCTGGCCCGGCAGTTGTTAGCCCAGTCACGACTAGGCTGAAATACCCAGCCAACACGCCGATGCCTTGCCCTATCAACGTATTGCGGGGCGAGGCCGAGGGCGCAGTTGGGGTATAAAAGAAGAGGAAGGCTGTCGGGCCAAGGGAGGGAAAGATAAAGGGGGCTGCCCGTAATGAACGCTAAGCCTGCCATCATCCCGATGCTGATGCAGCCGTTGATGAAACTAAACAGCGCCAGCATGGGCATACTGGCATAGTGTTTGAGGAGCCAGGACAACTGCGCGCGCTGCAGGATGCCGCGCACCACATCCGCCATTTCCCAGCCGATGGGGTGTTCGCGATCCAGGTGATAGCGGTTCTGGGGAGTTGTCGACTCTTCTGCGGGCCTCAACGGCTCCTGAGAGGATGCGTCCGGCTCCTGATTGGTTTCCACGCCGTACTCTCCTTCTCTTCTCTCACAAGACCTGGGTGCGATGGCGCGGCCACAGCCAGGCGGCCAGCGCGGGGCGCATCTCCCCCTTTTCTGTAAGCAATTAGGACGGGGCGACCCCGCCAATCTGCGATGGTCGTGGAGGCAGATGTGTGGGCGAAGGGCGCCCTTGCGCGACGACGAACGAGAGCGCACCCATGATACTTGCTACCACGGCACTGGCTGCGAAGATGGCCGGAAACGCCACGCCGTGATCGCGCAGCGGGCCCACCCCGAAGGCGGCAACACCGAAGCCGATCGGATAGCAGGCGACTATTCCACCGGCCACCTTGCCCGCTAGCGCTGGGAACCTCTCTTGCCCGAAGCTGATGGTCAGCGGGAGGAGGGCCGAGCAACCAAGCCCTGCCAGAGCGAATGCGAGGACGCTGAGAACTGGCGTGTCCCTCGGCAAGGCGGCGATCAGCAGGAAGGCGGCCGCAAGCACGAACGGGAGGACATGGTACGTCAGTCGGCTTGGGACCCACCGCTGGATGGCTGCGAACAGCACGCGCCCGGCGGTGACCACAGCCCAAAACGCCGTCAGTGCGAGCGACGCGACTGCTGCGGTGAGGCCGAGATGCTCGGTGAGCATGAGCTGCGACCAGTTCCCATTCACGGTTTCGCAGAACCCATAGAGCACAGTGAAGCCCGCAAACACCCAAAACGGGCCCGGGATGCTCGTCCTCCGGCCGGTCCTTCCCTCTAGGCGTCCTTGTGCCTGTGCGCTTTGGGGAGCGGGCGCCGCTTCGAGCGAAAGCCCCAGACTGACGATGAGCAGGACCAGGAGCAGGAGCGCTACCAGCAGCGGAAGCCCTTCCCAGAACCCCAGGCCCCCAAAGATCGCGACGAAGACAGGCGCCAGGGCCGTCCCGAGCCCGAGCAGCGCATTGAGCACGAGCACCGATCGGTCAACGGCCTCCGGGGAGAATGCGGCCGTCAAGGTATTGAGTGCAGGCACAGTCAGGCCGAAACCAACCCCCACGCAGGCGGTAGCCGCCAGTAAGAGGGGGACGGCAACGGTCTGAT
Proteins encoded in this region:
- a CDS encoding HPP family protein; its protein translation is MFPSLGPTAFLFFYTPTAPSASPRNTLIGQGIGVLAGYFSLVVTGLTTAGPALAVGVSGPRVVAAGLSLGLTAGLMVLLRAPHPPAGATTLIVSLGIITKPVQLVILMGAVVLLIVQALVINRLAGIPYPFWGPKRER
- a CDS encoding MFS transporter; the protein is MATQVEKRTVYAAGLVQGIALVTFPAASTIFTAPDKYHLSHTQYGTLFLPLVITSISTSLLGTGLTGRFGRKRVYLLGLVADLVSMLLLIASRVVMTDQTVAVPLLLAATACVGVGFGLTVPALNTLTAAFSPEAVDRSVLVLNALLGLGTALAPVFVAIFGGLGFWEGLPLLVALLLLVLLIVSLGLSLEAAPAPQSAQAQGRLEGRTGRRTSIPGPFWVFAGFTVLYGFCETVNGNWSQLMLTEHLGLTAAVASLALTAFWAVVTAGRVLFAAIQRWVPSRLTYHVLPFVLAAAFLLIAALPRDTPVLSVLAFALAGLGCSALLPLTISFGQERFPALAGKVAGGIVACYPIGFGVAAFGVGPLRDHGVAFPAIFAASAVVASIMGALSFVVAQGRPSPTHLPPRPSQIGGVAPS